Within the Dialister hominis genome, the region TCCTTATCTCCAAAGATCGTCATATCTTATTTTTACATAAATCTGAACTCCGTGATGATATAAAAATGGGAAGCGAGATCAAAGGAAGAATCGTATTTATCAGGAAAGACGGCCATGTAAACATATCCCTGCGTCCTCAGAAGGAATCTGCAATGGGTACTGATGCCGAAGCTCTCCTGAAAAAGCTCACGGAAAATGGGGGAGAATTGTTTATCACAGATTCTTCGGATCCACAGGAAATTAAAGATATGCTTGGGATCAGCAAATCTGCATTTAAGCGTGCAGTCGGAAATCTGTTAAAGAAGAAATTGATTGATTTAGGTGAAAAATCGATTCGATTAGTAAAATAGCATATGCGGCAGCATAAAAAGGGCTGTGACAAAATGATTACACATTTTGCCACAGCCCTTTTGCTTTTGTTGATTAGTTATGGAAACAGAATGCCTTACATGTGTCTGTATAAACCGATAACCTTGCCTCTGATGATAACATCCTTGGAAATAATCGGTTTATAAGCATCGTTTTCCGGCTGAAGCCTGATATGATCTGCTTCCCGGTAAAAACGCTTGACAGTTGCCTCGTCATTGCCGACGAGTGCAACAACGATATCTCCGTTTCTTGCATCATCCTGTTCGGATACGATCAGATAATCGCCTTCCTTGATACCGGCATTAATCATGCTGTCTCCGCGAACGACAAGAATAAAGCAATTATTATCTTTCCCAATAAGTTCAGACGGCATAGGGAAGATCGATTCCAGGTGTTCATCAGCGACGATTGGTTCACCTGCACGAACAGCTCCGACCAAAGGCATAGGAATCATCTTCTTATGACGCCAGGAAGCATCATTGACAACTTCGATAGCTCTGGAGCTGGCCGGATCCCTTTTTATAACGCCAAGTTCTTCCAGGCGGGCAAGATATCCATGTACTGTTGAAGTGGAACGTAATCCAACAGCCTGACAAATCTCACGAACAGTAGGCGGAAATCCGTCTTCCCAGACTTTTTGTCTGATAAAATCCAATATACTCTGTTCTCTACTTGTCAATTCTCTATCTTTTTTACCGAGTCTTTTAGCAGCCACTTTTTATAAACGTCCCTTCTAAAACAAACTTTCTTATTTATATATAATATGAATATTTATTTGCTATTATTATACAATACCATATTTTCAAAATCAAACAAGAGTTCACAGAAACGTCAGAATTCAATATATCTAATGTTCAGAACATATTAAAAATTATCTAAATTCTAATTTTATGTTCGATTGTGCGAATTTTTGTTTTGGTGTAGTATCTTATATAGAAATAACGTTCTAAAGAATAATAGTTTGTTTGTGCTTTTAGGAGGCTGCTATTATGCGTAAGATAATGTTCTTGCTAATTACTACCGTATTATTCTGCGGCTGGGGTGTAAATGCCTCGGTTGCTTCGGTTACACCTTTGTATGAGACGGTGACTGTTGAGTCCAATGATACTCTTTGGAGTATTGCGGCTTCCAGAACGGATGACAGCAAGGATATAAGAGAAGTCATCTATGATATCCAGCAATTGAATGGAATAAAGGATCCCGGGCAGATCCAGCCAGGCGATAAAATAAAGGTAAGATCATCCGTTATATAAAAATGATACTTCTTTAGAAATTAAAACGTCAGTATAGATTCTAGTTGAATAGATTCTATACTGACGTTTTTTTAGCTGATCAGGCATGTTACTCACAGCTATTTTTTATTGAAAATGGCACTGATTGGGTTATTGACGAACAAATCAGCTTCATTAATATATCTTCTAACCATTTCAACCGAACGGTGCCGCGTCTGCCTCATAATCAATCGTTCTTCAACACCATTCAAAGCAGCATATGTGGCAAACCCATGCCTAAGGCTGTGTGCACCATATAAATCAGGATTCAGCCCAATCATTGACACGTACTTTTTTACGATTAGATTAATACTCTTGGAACTAAGCCTGTTTTTAGAAGCTGTGTTGTTCTTGAGAATCGAGCGGAACAGGGGGCCATCGACTAGATTGGCAGCGGTAATCCACTGTTCGACGGCTTTAACACAGTCAAAATCGTCGTCGCTGATGCAAGGGATACCAACTTGCTGGCCCATTTGCTGCTGATCTGTTTTAGACTGTCTGACTGTCACAATAATTCCCTGATGAACTCTTTTAATATCTGTTACATCTAAACCGGAAATTTCGCTTCGGCGGAATGCACCCATAAATCCCAGCAATAAGACTGCCTTATCTCTTAATCCGCCCAGACCTTTGGTATCAATGCATTTGATCATATCGCACAGCTGGTCCCAATATATGGGAGTTTTTCCGGTTTGGGCGCCGCCCTTGAGTCTGGTCAGGCCCGTCAAGGCCTCCTTGACAATCCATTCCCGGCAGGGGTTCTCGACCTTTATGCCAGAAGTAATGGCCGCGTTATAGTTCTCTGAAATGGCACTGACCCTTCTCCTGATGGTAGCTGTCTTGGCATAATCCGCCAAATCATTGATGTAGTTGACAATTGTTTCAGCAGTTGCGGGGAAGGACGTTTGCTTATGGTATTTGCACCAATCGCAGAAATCATCCCAATCAGACCTGTATGCATCAATTGTATTCTTAGCCTTTGTACCGGCCAATGAGTTCAAACTTTTTGCAGACAACTCTTCCTGCATGAGTTTTGATTTTTGAAAATCACTGATATAAAAATTATTGCCATCCATTTATAATGATCCGATCCTTCCAGTATAAAATGCATATTATTATTATATGCTATCACATATCATATTCAAAAGATATTTAAAAATCGAAAAGCTATTTCTAAATATAAAGAATAGAAATACAGAGGGGTTGTGCAGTACAGATATACAGCGG harbors:
- the lexA gene encoding transcriptional repressor LexA is translated as MDFIRQKVWEDGFPPTVREICQAVGLRSTSTVHGYLARLEELGVIKRDPASSRAIEVVNDASWRHKKMIPMPLVGAVRAGEPIVADEHLESIFPMPSELIGKDNNCFILVVRGDSMINAGIKEGDYLIVSEQDDARNGDIVVALVGNDEATVKRFYREADHIRLQPENDAYKPIISKDVIIRGKVIGLYRHM
- a CDS encoding LysM peptidoglycan-binding domain-containing protein, yielding MRKIMFLLITTVLFCGWGVNASVASVTPLYETVTVESNDTLWSIAASRTDDSKDIREVIYDIQQLNGIKDPGQIQPGDKIKVRSSVI
- a CDS encoding site-specific integrase, with the protein product MDGNNFYISDFQKSKLMQEELSAKSLNSLAGTKAKNTIDAYRSDWDDFCDWCKYHKQTSFPATAETIVNYINDLADYAKTATIRRRVSAISENYNAAITSGIKVENPCREWIVKEALTGLTRLKGGAQTGKTPIYWDQLCDMIKCIDTKGLGGLRDKAVLLLGFMGAFRRSEISGLDVTDIKRVHQGIIVTVRQSKTDQQQMGQQVGIPCISDDDFDCVKAVEQWITAANLVDGPLFRSILKNNTASKNRLSSKSINLIVKKYVSMIGLNPDLYGAHSLRHGFATYAALNGVEERLIMRQTRHRSVEMVRRYINEADLFVNNPISAIFNKK